TCATGCAGCGTAAAGGAAATACTATCCTCTTACCGTTTGTTGCTGTAACGCCAAATCTTCATGTCGTCAGCCGCTTTAATCAGATCTTCACGGAAATCGGGGTGAGCAATGCTGATCAGCTTTTCGGCACGTTCCCATGTAGACGAGCCCATGAGGTTGACCATGCCGTATTCCGTTGCTACCCAGTTGACCTGAGAGCGCGGGTCCGTGACAATCGTGCCGGGCAGGAGCGTCGGTTTGATGCGCGATTCGTCTTTGCCCGTCTTCTTATTGTGGAAGGTCGAGCGCAGGGCGATGATGCTCTTGCCGCCGCGGGAACGATAGGCGCCGTCGGTGAAGTCCAGCTGTCCGCCGCTGCCGCTAATGTGATGCGTGCCCGACGATTCGGAGGAAATCTGGCCGAACAGGTCGATGTCCACGCAGTTGTTGATGGAAATGAAGTTGTCGAGCTGTGCGATAACGAAGGGATCGTTTACATAGTCGACGGGATATGCGGCGAGGAACGGGTTGTCGTCGATCCAGTCGTACATATCCTGCGAACCGAGAGCGAAGGCCCAGGAAGCCTTGTCGCGGTCTACGGCCTTCAATTTATTCGTCAGGCGGCCTTCCTTATACATCAGGTAGAAGGCGTCGACAAGCATTTCCGTATGCATGCCCAAGTCCTTCAAGTCCGATTCAGCGATCATAGCGCCTACCGTATTCGGCAAGCCGCCGACGCCGAGCTGCAAGGTCGCGCCGTTCGGGATTTCTTTCACAATCATTTCAGCGATCTTCGTATCGATTTCGTCGCCCGTTTTAAAGGGAATGGTCGGCATGGGGATACTGCCGGCTTCGACGATGGCTGCTACGTCGGAAATATGGATCTGTTCACCGCGTCCGCCGAGCGCACGGGGCATCGCTTCGTTGACTTCTACGATGACCTTTTTCGCTTTTTTCGTAATGGCTTCATTGGCGGAAATGTTCAGGCCGAAGTTAAAGAAGCCGTGTTTATCCATCGGAGCAACCGTAATCATCGCTACGTCTACGTCGAGGATGTCGCGGTACATCGACGGTTCGTTGCGGTAGCACATGGGGATGAAGTTCATCAGCCCCTGGGCGCACAGCTTACGGTCATAGCCGCTCATATGCCAGTTCATAGCCGTGAAGGTTTCACGGTTGGGGTCGACTTCTACGACAGCACGAGGCGCAAAGGTAAAGGACATACGTACCTTGACGTCCTTTAATTCTTCCTTACGGCCGGCCAGTGCCTTGTCCAGCAAAATAGGCTGAGACGTAGCCATTCCATAATCTACCCAATCACCTGATTTAACGAGTTTTACTGCTTCTTCCGGCGTCGTCAGTTTCTGCCGGTACATATCTGTCCACTGGGACATTGTACTCACCATACCTTTCTAAGCGCTTGTTAATAAGTTCTGTATTTCACATAATAATTATAGAACGTTTAACGGTTTTATACAAGAAATTTTTTCAACTTTTCAATATATAAATCGCATAGCTTGGGTATCGAACTATTAGAAAGACCCTTGCGCACAGCTGCGCGCAAGGGCCCGTGAGGAGGGATTTATTCTTTTTTCGCTTCCTGCGCCTTGGCAATGATTTCGTCCATCAGCTTTTTAGGAACTTCTTCATAAGCGAAGAATTCCATGTTGAACGTACCCTTGCCCTGCGTCATGGAGCGAAGAACCGTGACGTAGCCTTTCATTTCCGACAGGGGAACCTGCGCCTTGACGACGATGATGCCCTTGCGGTTGCGGTGATGTTCCATCCCGAGGATGCGGCCGCGGCGGCTGCTGAAGTCGCCCATGATGTCGCCCATGTATTCTTCCGGAACGACGACGTCTACGTTGTAGACCGGTTCCAGCAGTACCGGATTGGCTTCGGGAACGCCTTTCTTCAGCGCCAGGGCTGCCGCTACCTTAAAGGCCATTTCCGACGAGTCGACGGAGTGGTACGAGCCGTCTTTCAGTGTAACCTTGATGTTGATCATGGGATAGCCGGCGATGAGGCCCTTTTCCAGCGTTTCCTTTACGCCCTTTTCAACGGCCGGAATATATTGTTTTGGTACGGCGCCGCCGAAGATGTCGTCGACAAATTCGAAGGATTCGCCGTTCGTAAGGGGTTCGATATCCAAGATGACGTGGCCGTACTGTCCATGGCCGCCGCTCTGTTTCTTATGCTTGCCTTCGGCCGTAGCCTTGCCCTTGATCGTTTCGCGGTACGGAATATAGACGTCCTGCAGCACGCCTTTAATGCCGTATTTCCGTTCCATCTTGGTCATGATATGGTCGAGGTGGACGTCGCCCATGCAGCGGACGATGAGCTGCTTGCCTTCTACGCTCTTTTCGACCTTGCAGGTCGGGTCTTCTTCACTGATGCGCAGCAGGGCGTTCATCAGCTTTTCTTCGTCGCCTTTCTTTTCCGGAACCATCGCTACCGTATGGAGCGGATTGGGGAAGCGGACCTGATCGTATACGACGGGCGATTCGGGCAGGGCGAAGGTATCGCCTGTGCGGGCGTACTGCAGCTTCGGCAATACGACGATATCGCCGGCGACGGCTTCCGTAACGGGAATCTGTTCCTTGCCGACCAGAGTAAAGAGCTTGCCTAATTTTTCATCCTTGTCCTGCGTAGCGTTGTACAGCTTGTCCCCTTCCTTGAGGGTGCCGGAGAAGACGCGGACGTAGCTCAGCTTGCCGGCGAAGGGATCGATGAGCGTCTTAAATACGAAGCCCGTAAAGGGTTTATTCGGATACACGACGACGGGTTCGCCCGTCTTCTTGTCTTCGCCCATCATGACCTTCTGCGAAGCAGCCGGCATGTAAGTAATAATGCGGCGGAGCAGTTCGGCCGTACCGATATGGGAGTTGGCGCTGCCGCACATGACCGGGCAGACCCGGCCGGTCAGCATGCCCTGACGAAGGCCCTTGCGCAGTTCTTCCAGCGTAAGCTCTTCGCCTTCGAGGTATTTTTCCAGCAGTTCGTCGTCGCCTTCAGCGGCGGCTTCCATGCACATTTCCCGTACTTCGCGTGCTTTCGGCATATATTCGGGCGGAACCTTGATTTCTTCGCATTTCCCGTTTTTCCATTCCCAGGCTACCATCTTGCACACGTCGATGATGCCGCGGAAATCCTTGCCTTCGCCGATAGGAATCTGCAGGGGCATGATGGATTTGCCGAAGACGGCGCGCATCTTTTCCAGGCAGCCGAAGAAATCGGCGTGTTCCACGTCCATCTTATTGACATAGAACATGCGGGGCAGCTTCAATTCTACACCGTAGTCCCAGGCCCGTTCCGTATCCATTTCTACGCCCGATTCGGCCGATACGACGAGCAAAATGCCGTCGCAGGCCCGTAGGGCGGCCCGTACTTCGCCGCAGAATTCCGAATAGCCCGGCGTGTCGATGAAGTTCATCTTGTAGCCTTCCCATTCGCAGGGAGCTATACCGAGCTGAATCGTAACGTTGCGTTTGATTTCTTCCGGTTCAAAGTCCATGATGTGCTTGTTGTCCTTGCCTACGCCGACGGCGTCGACGGCGCCGCAGGCCAGGAGCAACGATTCGACGACGGCCGTCTTGCCGGCGCCGTCATGGGAGAGCACAGCTACGTTGCGAATTTGTTCACTGGTATATTCTTTCATACATAAATCGCCTCCTATGAATCACGTTACTTATAGGATTCGTGACATAGAGGCGATTTTCCTTTTTTATATTATAATTTTTTCTAACTTATTTGCGAAATTTGCAAGACTATTGGTTCTCCATAGCCCGGCACACCAGAGATGCCATGAGTTCCGCGCCGATAGGCAGGCAGTCTTCATCTACGGCGAAACGCGAGTTATGCAGGGGATATACCGCATCGCCGGCCTTCGTCGCGCCGAGCCAGAAGAAGGCGCCGTCGCAGGCCTGCAAGTAGCCGGAAAAATCTTCCGCCGTCATGGCCGGTTCCTGCACGTCGGCCAGGGCATCCCGGCCAAAGCAGTCCGCCGCGACGGACGCGACGAAATCAGCCTGCCGCTGCGAATTGACTACGGCGGCATATCCCCGCTCGTAATGCAGCTCGCTCTCCGTGCCGTACATCGTATCCAGCCCCCGGAGCATGTTGCCCAACTGCGCTTCGACCATGTCCTGAGCTTCTGCATGATAGGTCCGGCACGTCCCTTCCAGCTCTACTTCGCCGGCGACGATATTGTAGCGCGTGCCGCCGCTGATGCGGCCGAAGGTCAGCACTGCCGGATACAGCGGGTTAATCTGCCGGCTGATAATATCTTGGGCCGCCGTGATAAACTGCCCCGCCGCGACGATCGCGTCGACGCCCTTATGAGGCATGGCCGCATGACTGGATTTCCCCCGGATGACGATGCGGATATGGTCTGAGGCGGCCATCATCGGACCGGCCTTGACGCCGATCGTTCCCGTCGGCAGCGTCGGCCATACGTGAAGGCCGTATATGGCGTCAACGCCGTCGAGCACGCCCGCTTCGACCAGCCCCTTCGCGCCGCCGCGAGGCGATTTTTCCTCTGCCGGCTGGCAGATAAACACGACTGTCCCGGCCAGCTCGTCCCTCAATTCGCTGAGAACCTTTGCCGCCCCCAGCAAGATCGCCATATGGCCGTCATGGCCGCAGGCATGCATCTTTCCCTCGCACTGAGACGCAAAAAGCAGGCCGGTCTGTTCTGTAATGGATAAGGCGTCCATATCGGCCCGCAGGGCAATAGTCGGCCCAGGCCGCTTCCCGGTCAGCGTACCGACGACACCATGGCCGCCGGCGACGCCTTCCTGTACGTCTACGCCGAAGCTGCGCAGCGTCTTCGCCATATAGGCCGCCGTGCGTTCCTCTTCATTGGAAATTTCCGGATATGCGTGAAGCTTCCGGCGCGCACAGCGCATATCTTCCGTACATTGTTTGACTAATTCCTTAATTCTATTCTGGTTAATCATGGCGATTCCCCCTCGCAACCTAAACTACCCCAGCCTGCATACGTCATATGTCGCGTTCAGGCATTCATAAATTGTGTTTTATTATACTATAAAATGTGTAAAAATACAAAGAAATTTTCTCCATTTCTGCAAATCTCTCTATATGCCCTGGCCGGTCTTTCCATTTATGGCGATACGGATTATAATGTAAGATGATATTTTATCTCAAAGGAGGATGCACATGAAAGCATTTGATATGGAACAAAGCGCATGGGCCCGTTTTTCCTCGGAAGAACGGCGTCGCATGGAAGAATACAGCGCGGCGTACCGCCGTTTTCTGGACACGGCCAGGACGGAACGGCTCGCCGCCAGAGAAATCATCCGCCAGGCCGAGGACGCAGGATTTAAGCCCTTGTCGGAATACACGGCCCTGAAGGCCGGCGACAAAGTATATTGGAACCAGAAAGGCAAGTCGGTCATCCTCGCCGTCGTCGGCTCCGAGCCGCTGGAACAAGGCATGAAAATCGTCGGCTCCCACATCGACTGCCCCCGCTTGGACTTGAAAGCCATGCCCGTCGTAGAAAAAAATAAAATCGTCTACTTCAAAACGCACTACTACGGCGGCGTCCTGAAATACCAGTGGGTCTGCATGCCCCTGTCCCTCGTCGGCGTCGTCTACACCGCCGACGGCCGTCAAATCGACATTTCCATAGGCGAAGACCCGGACGATCCCGTATTTTTCATCAACGACCTCCTGCCGCACCTCGGCAAGGACCAGGCCGCCAAGAAGCTGGGCGAAGCCATTACGGGCGAAATGCTCATGCCTCTCGTCGGCACGTACAGCGAAGAAGAAAAGACGAAGCCTCAGATTTTGGAATTGCTGCGGGAAAAATACGGCATTACGGAAGAAGACTTCACCAGCGCGGAACTGGAAATCATTCCGGCTCAGAAGAGCCGCGAAGTCGGCTTGGACCGGTCGCTCCTCATGTCCCACGGCCACGATGACCGCGTATGCTCTTACGGCAACCTGGCGGCGATCCTCAGCGCCGCTCCCTGCGCGAAGACCCAGGTCGCCCTCTTTGCCGACAAGGAAGAAATCGGTTCTGTCGGCAACACGGGCGTCCACTCGTCGTACTTCCTCGACTTTACGGCGGAAATGCTGGCTCTGCAGGGCCGCACGGAAGAGCTGTACCTGCGCCGGGCCCTGCGCAGCAGCGAAGTCCTGTCGGCCGACGTAGCGGCAGCCTTCGACCCGATCTTCCCCGAAGCCTACGAAGAAACCAACTCGGCCAAATTAGGCTATGGCATCTGCCTGTGCAAGTACACAGGCGCCCGCGGCAAGGCAGGCAGCAACGACGCCAACGCCGAATTTTTAGCCAAGGTACGCCGCATCTTCAATGACGCCAACGTCCCCTGGCAGGTCGGCGAGCTGGGCAAGGTCGACCAGGGCGGCGGCGGCACCATCGCCTATATCATGGCCAACTGGGGCTGCGACGTCGTCGACTGCGGCGTCGCCATGCACAGCATGCACGCGCCGCTGGAAATCGTAGCCAAAGCCGACGCCTACTGCGCCTATTTAGCCTACAAAGCCTTCTTTGAAAGCAAGTAACTCCATATAGTAAAAACGGACAAAACCTGCCGACGATCTGCAGCAGGCTTGTCCGTTTTTTTTGTTGGATGTCAGATTATGATGGAAGCTGTCCGAAAACAGCGAATTCCTTATTTTACGCGCAGGCCTAAATTGGTCAGCGTCGGTTCATCCCGCGCTACGCGCAGGATTTCATCGACGGCTCCCGTTCCCATATTGATGAGCGCTTCCTTCGTATTGGCCCCGTTATGGGGCGTGCCGACGAAGTTTTTCTGCCGGAACAGCTCATGATCCTTCTGCACCGGCTCGACGACCCAGGCGTCTACGGCAGCGCTGAAAATTTCCCCGTCCGCCAAAGCCTGGCTCAAGTCGTGCTCGTTGACGATGCCGCCGCGGGAGGCGTTGATGATGATGGCGTTTTTCTTGCACATCGCCAATTCACCTGCAGAAATCATATTGCGCGTCTGATCATTCAGAGGCACCGATACGGATACGACGTCGCAGGTCTTATAAATATCGGTCACGTCGTCCGTATAGGAAAAGCCCATGGCTTCAGTCTTTTCTCTGCCCAGAAAGGGGTCGTAGGCCAGCACGTCCATGTCGAAGCCGCCTTTGAGGCGCTTGCCGACGATGGCCCCAATATGGCCGATGCCGATGAGGCCGGCCTTTTTCCCGGAAATTTCCTGACCGCTCAGAAACATGGGCTGATTCCGCTCCAGCCCTTCCATGCAGGCTTCGTGGCTGTACGTAATCTTGCGGGCGCAGTCGAGAATCAATCCGATAATCAGTTCGGCGACGGAATTGGAGTTGGCCGTCGGCGTGTTGGTCACGAGAATCCCTTTCGAAGCGGCGTAGGGAATATCGATATTGTCCGTGCCGACGCCGTGCTTGGCAATGATGCGCAGCTTCGGCATGGCGTCTATAAATGTTCTATCAACCGTATTAGCTCTAACAATAATAGCTTCTACTTCGGATAGTTGAGGATCTTTTTCATCCCAAGTAATAATATCTAAATGTTTTCTTGCATATTCTAATGCTTCTTGAGAAATGGGTTCTAAAATATATGTTTTCATAAGTATATCTCTCCAATTTGTTATTCTTTAACTTTCCCGTTATAGCTCTTTCTCTCATAGGAAAATACTTGTCCAGGTTTTAAAATAACAGGTTTAACTCTTGTTTTTTCTAGTGTTGTCGCAAATTTTTTAGGTTCTAATGAGTCAGGGGGATAATGCATAGGAATAGCAACATCAACATCCATCCATTTTGCTACCAATGCAGCCTCTTCTCCAGACATTTCAATCGGACACCCAGGCAAATTATCCATTCCAATAATTGCTATATCAACAGGATATAGTTCACTATATAATTTTAAATCACTAAAGATACAGGTATCTCCGCTAAAATAGATTCCCGTTCCATCTTCCATCCTAAAAATATAACTTAAAGCCGATCCACTTAATATTTGTTCTTTATACTCTACCATCGATATATGATGGGCAACTATCGCACGGATACCAATATTCTGATACGTAAGCGCAGTACCATAAATCATTTTAGTAATATTTTCTTCTTTTATGCCTTTGTCAATTGCATGCAACGCAACTTCCGCTCCACAAAATAAGTGAGCATTGTTTTGTTTACAAATCTCAATAGCATCTCCTAAATGATCCCATGCGCCATGAGTCACTGCAATCATATCAATATCATGCACTTCTTCTGGCATTATAGCCGCAGACTTATTAGTTCTTAACCACGGATCTACTAAAAGATTTTTGCCATTAATTGTTCTTATTAAAAAGCAAGAATGCCCTAAATATGAAATTTCAAACGTATTATTCATCTTCATCCTCCTCCATTTTTATATTTAATTTTCTTGTGGCTGAAGAGGTTTACGAACCATAAACCATGAAACAGCCGATGCTGCAATCAACAAAACTCCCGATACTATAAATGCACTTGTATAAGAGTTTGTAAATTGAATAATAAATCCGGTTACTAATGGAGGGCGAATTGTCAAGCTAAGTGCAACTTTTTAGAGTAATGTACTTCGTATGGCGTTTTGTATCCTAAACATTTTCGGGGACGGCGATTTAGTTCTGCAAAAACAGCTTGCACATAGGCTTCTGGAACGAGTGTGATGTCCGTCCCTTTCGGGAAATACTCTCGGACTAGGCCATTGGTATTTTCGTTGCTTCCCCGCTGCCAGGGCTGATGCGGCGGCGGGAAATAAAACGGCACGCCGTTCAAGGCCTCCGTGACAGCGGCATGATGGGCGAACTCTTTTCCTCTGTCCGGCGTAAGGCTTTTTACAGGTTGCCCTTGCAGTACCTGAAGCAATACCGTATTGACGGCTTGTGCTGTCTTTTTGGCTGCTTTGCCTCCTACCAGATACCGGCTCTTTCTATCTACCAACGTAACCAGACAGGCTTTTCCTGTCTTTCCTGCTATGGTATCACATTCCCAATGTCCTCGCCGGGAGCGGTTAGCGGCTCCTGCTGGCCGTTCCGAAATATCGTGAGAGATGGGAATAGAACCCCGTCGTTCCTGATATTGCCGGGTATGCCGGGATTTTCCATGATGCCGCAAGCGGCGGACCGCACCGCGGGACCCATGGGAGGACGACGTTTCATCAAACATACCGGCATATATGGCGCGGTAAATCGTTGCATAGCTAAGGAGTGCCTTCTGATGTTCCAGCTGCAAGCGTCCGGCAATTTCTTCTGGGGACCAATGATGCACCAGGAAGAGATTTTTAACCAATGCGAATAGCTCGGCATTCTCTAACCGCTTGTGAGGCTTGCATGCCTTACGGCGGCGGGCATACTGTTGTTGTGCGGTGATGGGCAGATACTTGCCGTTCACTGTATTTCTGCGTAGTTCCCGTGAGATCGTGGATTTATCTCGGCCGAGGGCCGCCGCAATTCGAGAGATAGAATAGGACTGCGCGCGAAAAAAGAGTAGATTTTCTCGTTCAGATAGAGTAAGATGATGATAGTGGCACATAGGTTTCCTCCGAGATATAGATTTTGTTTGGTAGCATTATTATATCAGAAACCTATGTGTCATTTTTTATAGGTGTTGCACTTGTATTGTAAATTCGCCAGCAAAAAAAGCTGAACCAGATCCACCAAATACCATCAATCCACTAGTTGCCCCAGCAGCACTTTTATCAACAATCATGTCATTTAACAACGCGAAATTCAACGTATTGGCCGCCATAAAGAAAGAATTAGCAACTATCAATATAATTTCCATAACAATAAAGCTTTCAACATATGGAACTAATAAGATTACTGATCCCAACAACATGTATGCAATAACCATTTTTCTTCTGCCGCCGCTTGATAAATCTTGCTTTTTACCGATATAATCACTAAACTTACTTAAAAGAATAGTTACTATCATAGCTACAATATACGGCAACGCTCCAAACCATCCGGCATGGACTAGATTAAGATTTCGTTCAGTCATCAAATACGCTGGAATCCATGTAAGGAAAAAATACATTGCATAGGTAGTTCCCCCGTGGCTTAATAATAGCCCCCACA
This region of Megasphaera stantonii genomic DNA includes:
- a CDS encoding hydroxyacid dehydrogenase, which encodes MKTYILEPISQEALEYARKHLDIITWDEKDPQLSEVEAIIVRANTVDRTFIDAMPKLRIIAKHGVGTDNIDIPYAASKGILVTNTPTANSNSVAELIIGLILDCARKITYSHEACMEGLERNQPMFLSGQEISGKKAGLIGIGHIGAIVGKRLKGGFDMDVLAYDPFLGREKTEAMGFSYTDDVTDIYKTCDVVSVSVPLNDQTRNMISAGELAMCKKNAIIINASRGGIVNEHDLSQALADGEIFSAAVDAWVVEPVQKDHELFRQKNFVGTPHNGANTKEALINMGTGAVDEILRVARDEPTLTNLGLRVK
- a CDS encoding metal-dependent hydrolase, whose amino-acid sequence is MNNTFEISYLGHSCFLIRTINGKNLLVDPWLRTNKSAAIMPEEVHDIDMIAVTHGAWDHLGDAIEICKQNNAHLFCGAEVALHAIDKGIKEENITKMIYGTALTYQNIGIRAIVAHHISMVEYKEQILSGSALSYIFRMEDGTGIYFSGDTCIFSDLKLYSELYPVDIAIIGMDNLPGCPIEMSGEEAALVAKWMDVDVAIPMHYPPDSLEPKKFATTLEKTRVKPVILKPGQVFSYERKSYNGKVKE
- a CDS encoding acetyl-CoA hydrolase/transferase family protein, whose protein sequence is MSQWTDMYRQKLTTPEEAVKLVKSGDWVDYGMATSQPILLDKALAGRKEELKDVKVRMSFTFAPRAVVEVDPNRETFTAMNWHMSGYDRKLCAQGLMNFIPMCYRNEPSMYRDILDVDVAMITVAPMDKHGFFNFGLNISANEAITKKAKKVIVEVNEAMPRALGGRGEQIHISDVAAIVEAGSIPMPTIPFKTGDEIDTKIAEMIVKEIPNGATLQLGVGGLPNTVGAMIAESDLKDLGMHTEMLVDAFYLMYKEGRLTNKLKAVDRDKASWAFALGSQDMYDWIDDNPFLAAYPVDYVNDPFVIAQLDNFISINNCVDIDLFGQISSESSGTHHISGSGGQLDFTDGAYRSRGGKSIIALRSTFHNKKTGKDESRIKPTLLPGTIVTDPRSQVNWVATEYGMVNLMGSSTWERAEKLISIAHPDFREDLIKAADDMKIWRYSNKR
- a CDS encoding M20 metallopeptidase family protein, with amino-acid sequence MINQNRIKELVKQCTEDMRCARRKLHAYPEISNEEERTAAYMAKTLRSFGVDVQEGVAGGHGVVGTLTGKRPGPTIALRADMDALSITEQTGLLFASQCEGKMHACGHDGHMAILLGAAKVLSELRDELAGTVVFICQPAEEKSPRGGAKGLVEAGVLDGVDAIYGLHVWPTLPTGTIGVKAGPMMAASDHIRIVIRGKSSHAAMPHKGVDAIVAAGQFITAAQDIISRQINPLYPAVLTFGRISGGTRYNIVAGEVELEGTCRTYHAEAQDMVEAQLGNMLRGLDTMYGTESELHYERGYAAVVNSQRQADFVASVAADCFGRDALADVQEPAMTAEDFSGYLQACDGAFFWLGATKAGDAVYPLHNSRFAVDEDCLPIGAELMASLVCRAMENQ
- the fusA gene encoding elongation factor G translates to MKEYTSEQIRNVAVLSHDGAGKTAVVESLLLACGAVDAVGVGKDNKHIMDFEPEEIKRNVTIQLGIAPCEWEGYKMNFIDTPGYSEFCGEVRAALRACDGILLVVSAESGVEMDTERAWDYGVELKLPRMFYVNKMDVEHADFFGCLEKMRAVFGKSIMPLQIPIGEGKDFRGIIDVCKMVAWEWKNGKCEEIKVPPEYMPKAREVREMCMEAAAEGDDELLEKYLEGEELTLEELRKGLRQGMLTGRVCPVMCGSANSHIGTAELLRRIITYMPAASQKVMMGEDKKTGEPVVVYPNKPFTGFVFKTLIDPFAGKLSYVRVFSGTLKEGDKLYNATQDKDEKLGKLFTLVGKEQIPVTEAVAGDIVVLPKLQYARTGDTFALPESPVVYDQVRFPNPLHTVAMVPEKKGDEEKLMNALLRISEEDPTCKVEKSVEGKQLIVRCMGDVHLDHIMTKMERKYGIKGVLQDVYIPYRETIKGKATAEGKHKKQSGGHGQYGHVILDIEPLTNGESFEFVDDIFGGAVPKQYIPAVEKGVKETLEKGLIAGYPMINIKVTLKDGSYHSVDSSEMAFKVAAALALKKGVPEANPVLLEPVYNVDVVVPEEYMGDIMGDFSSRRGRILGMEHHRNRKGIIVVKAQVPLSEMKGYVTVLRSMTQGKGTFNMEFFAYEEVPKKLMDEIIAKAQEAKKE
- a CDS encoding aminopeptidase; amino-acid sequence: MKAFDMEQSAWARFSSEERRRMEEYSAAYRRFLDTARTERLAAREIIRQAEDAGFKPLSEYTALKAGDKVYWNQKGKSVILAVVGSEPLEQGMKIVGSHIDCPRLDLKAMPVVEKNKIVYFKTHYYGGVLKYQWVCMPLSLVGVVYTADGRQIDISIGEDPDDPVFFINDLLPHLGKDQAAKKLGEAITGEMLMPLVGTYSEEEKTKPQILELLREKYGITEEDFTSAELEIIPAQKSREVGLDRSLLMSHGHDDRVCSYGNLAAILSAAPCAKTQVALFADKEEIGSVGNTGVHSSYFLDFTAEMLALQGRTEELYLRRALRSSEVLSADVAAAFDPIFPEAYEETNSAKLGYGICLCKYTGARGKAGSNDANAEFLAKVRRIFNDANVPWQVGELGKVDQGGGGTIAYIMANWGCDVVDCGVAMHSMHAPLEIVAKADAYCAYLAYKAFFESK
- a CDS encoding IS30 family transposase, with translation MCHYHHLTLSERENLLFFRAQSYSISRIAAALGRDKSTISRELRRNTVNGKYLPITAQQQYARRRKACKPHKRLENAELFALVKNLFLVHHWSPEEIAGRLQLEHQKALLSYATIYRAIYAGMFDETSSSHGSRGAVRRLRHHGKSRHTRQYQERRGSIPISHDISERPAGAANRSRRGHWECDTIAGKTGKACLVTLVDRKSRYLVGGKAAKKTAQAVNTVLLQVLQGQPVKSLTPDRGKEFAHHAAVTEALNGVPFYFPPPHQPWQRGSNENTNGLVREYFPKGTDITLVPEAYVQAVFAELNRRPRKCLGYKTPYEVHYSKKLHLA